In Polaromonas sp. JS666, one genomic interval encodes:
- a CDS encoding LysR family transcriptional regulator translates to MRLQRIEQFIAVVDAGSIRGAARRLGVSQPALTRALQQLEEELGVQLMQRSVRGASLTAAGSAFLARARVAEAELRMGADEARRSSDDGGGLVTVGVSPSAASLLLPEFVTALRQQRPNTRIRLLELSPGTLPPLVREAALDMAVAHHARSHLDAGLRFRPLFEIQMRVVVRPGHPLASARSLNELVQCAWLSMAAPGLPGDLIRQSFLAEGLPAPVPAVHCGSHSVALDLIAASDMVGLLPPALLRSCMAAGRLVELPMAKPLVPLDVGLYTRADSPTAPAAKAAAQIIVGIARRLALSGELRSTDPIVGSPPA, encoded by the coding sequence ATGCGCCTTCAAAGAATCGAACAATTCATCGCCGTCGTCGACGCCGGTAGCATCCGTGGCGCAGCGCGCCGGCTCGGCGTGTCCCAACCTGCGCTCACCCGCGCCTTGCAGCAACTCGAGGAGGAGCTGGGCGTGCAGCTGATGCAGCGCAGCGTTCGCGGCGCTTCGCTCACCGCTGCGGGCAGCGCGTTCCTTGCGCGCGCGCGTGTGGCCGAGGCGGAGTTGCGCATGGGTGCCGACGAAGCCAGGCGCAGCAGCGACGATGGCGGCGGCCTCGTAACGGTGGGTGTCTCGCCGTCGGCTGCGAGCCTGCTGCTGCCGGAATTCGTGACGGCCTTGCGGCAGCAGCGCCCGAACACCAGAATCCGCCTGCTCGAGTTGAGCCCGGGGACCTTGCCGCCTTTGGTGCGCGAAGCGGCGCTGGACATGGCGGTGGCGCATCACGCGCGCTCGCATCTCGATGCCGGCCTGCGCTTTCGGCCCTTGTTCGAGATTCAGATGCGAGTGGTCGTCCGTCCGGGCCATCCGCTGGCCAGCGCGCGCAGCCTGAACGAGCTCGTGCAGTGCGCGTGGCTGTCAATGGCCGCACCGGGACTTCCCGGCGACCTCATCAGGCAGTCGTTTCTAGCGGAGGGCTTGCCCGCCCCAGTGCCGGCTGTGCATTGCGGGTCTCACTCCGTTGCGCTTGACCTCATCGCTGCAAGCGACATGGTGGGCCTGTTGCCTCCCGCACTGCTGCGTTCATGCATGGCGGCCGGACGGCTGGTCGAGCTGCCGATGGCGAAGCCACTGGTGCCCCTGGATGTGGGCCTCTACACGCGCGCCGACAGCCCAACGGCGCCGGCGGCCAAGGCGGCCGCCCAAATCATCGTGGGTATCGCGCGCCGACTCGCCTTGTCAGGTGAGCTGCGAAGTACGGACCCCATCGTGGGCTCACCGCCGGCTTAG